From Flavobacterium lipolyticum, one genomic window encodes:
- a CDS encoding glucoamylase family protein, protein MVKISVLLLAFTFLGCNAQEKKETEKASSSAVKLTDDQLLAVVQKETFKYFWDYAEPNSGLARERYHPDRIYPENDAHIVTTGGSGFGLMAIVSGMSQGYVTKEKGVERLNKIADFLGKADRFHGAWSHWIDGNTGKVKPFGTKDNGGDLVETSFLVAGMITVREYLKDGSEKEKAVAQKYDALWKGVDWQWYTNNKNVLYWHWSPTYNWQMNFALEGYNECLITYVMAASSPTHAIDAKAYHEGWARSGGIVSSKTKYNIPLILKHNGAEEFGGPLFWAHYSYVGLDPNQLTDKYANYWDLNVNQVKIDYQYCIENPGKFKGYGADYWGLTASYSRNPDGSIGYDAHMPSNDKGVISPTAAISSIVYTPKESIAVIRNLYENHKKETFGEAGFYDALSLQNNWVAKRYLAIDQGPEVVMIENYRTGLLWKLFMNAPEVKQGLVKLGFKSGKYGF, encoded by the coding sequence ATGGTTAAAATTTCAGTTTTACTATTAGCTTTTACTTTTTTGGGCTGTAATGCACAAGAAAAAAAAGAAACAGAAAAGGCCTCATCATCTGCAGTAAAATTAACAGACGATCAGCTTTTAGCTGTGGTTCAAAAAGAGACGTTTAAATATTTTTGGGATTATGCTGAGCCCAATTCAGGATTAGCAAGAGAACGTTACCATCCGGATAGAATTTACCCTGAAAACGATGCACATATCGTAACCACAGGAGGTTCCGGTTTTGGATTGATGGCTATTGTTTCCGGAATGTCACAAGGATATGTAACGAAAGAAAAAGGAGTTGAAAGACTGAATAAAATTGCTGATTTTTTAGGCAAAGCTGATCGTTTTCATGGAGCATGGTCGCACTGGATAGATGGAAATACAGGAAAAGTAAAACCTTTTGGAACCAAAGATAATGGTGGAGATTTAGTCGAAACATCATTTTTGGTTGCAGGAATGATTACCGTTCGCGAATATCTAAAAGACGGTTCAGAGAAAGAAAAAGCGGTAGCTCAAAAATACGATGCACTTTGGAAAGGAGTAGACTGGCAGTGGTACACTAATAATAAAAATGTTTTGTACTGGCATTGGTCACCAACTTACAACTGGCAAATGAATTTTGCTCTTGAAGGTTACAACGAATGTTTGATTACCTATGTCATGGCAGCCTCTTCGCCAACACACGCGATCGATGCAAAAGCGTATCACGAAGGCTGGGCGAGAAGCGGCGGAATAGTTTCTTCTAAAACAAAATACAATATTCCTCTAATTCTAAAACACAATGGAGCCGAGGAATTTGGCGGACCACTGTTCTGGGCACATTATTCGTATGTAGGACTTGATCCGAACCAGCTGACAGACAAGTATGCCAACTATTGGGATCTGAATGTCAATCAGGTAAAAATAGACTACCAGTATTGCATTGAAAATCCGGGGAAATTTAAAGGATACGGAGCCGATTATTGGGGTTTAACTGCATCTTATTCCAGAAACCCTGACGGATCTATTGGGTACGATGCTCACATGCCAAGCAACGATAAAGGAGTTATCTCTCCAACTGCAGCCATTAGTTCAATTGTGTATACACCAAAAGAATCAATCGCTGTAATTAGAAATTTATACGAAAATCATAAAAAGGAAACTTTTGGAGAGGCAGGCTTTTATGATGCGCTTAGTCTACAGAATAATTGGGTTGCAAAACGTTACCTGGCTATTGACCAGGGACCTGAAGTCGTAATGATTGAAAATTATCGTACCGGTTTGCTTTGGAAATTATTCATGAATGCTCCCGAAGTAAAACAAGGTTTGGTTAAGCTTGGTTTTAAATCCGGAAAGTACGGATTCTAG
- a CDS encoding RagB/SusD family nutrient uptake outer membrane protein — MKRIYISMFVLSGLLFAGCADDFLDVNPTESIPADVELVNNDAGASGFVTAIYNQFLGWEMSSFGWNAVSSIISDDADKGSDPGDTGGDKDIVDALTYNASTPSFQSTWDAQYAGINRCNQALAIFPKLDKVTPALKVRLEGEAKFFRAFMYFTLVKGYGGVPIIDHLPIPGSEGDRIMQLTRKTPAEVYAFIEKDLNDAITNLPEKSAYAAEDKSRVSKGSAYALLAKVNLYQKNWQKVIDNCDKVTGYSLVADYALQYKKAGEFGPESIFEINGIGSTSSPGFGIGNYSVSQAPRGAGGWGWGFNTPTQGLANAYEAGDVRRAATIIFRGSVLYDGRPVPATVANPMYNYKAYSSDFYNQEFTDTNLRYLRYAEVLLMKAEALNELGQTSAAIPLVNMIRKRAGLGDTPFTSQTDVRKAIWKERRLEMAFEHDRWFDLVRTGQAQAAMAADGKTFVVGKHELFPIPTTFLREAGGLSQQNPGGY; from the coding sequence ATGAAAAGAATATATATATCAATGTTTGTACTGTCCGGATTGCTTTTTGCAGGATGTGCAGATGATTTTTTAGATGTAAATCCTACAGAATCAATTCCTGCCGATGTAGAATTGGTCAATAACGATGCAGGAGCTTCAGGTTTTGTAACGGCAATTTACAATCAGTTTTTAGGTTGGGAGATGTCCTCTTTTGGATGGAATGCAGTTTCAAGTATTATCTCTGATGATGCTGATAAAGGTTCTGATCCCGGAGACACCGGTGGCGATAAGGATATTGTTGATGCTTTAACGTATAATGCTTCGACTCCTTCATTTCAGTCTACGTGGGATGCTCAGTATGCCGGAATAAACAGATGTAATCAGGCTTTGGCTATTTTTCCAAAATTGGATAAGGTGACACCTGCTTTAAAAGTAAGATTAGAAGGAGAAGCTAAGTTTTTCAGAGCTTTTATGTATTTCACTTTAGTAAAAGGTTATGGTGGGGTTCCAATTATTGATCATTTGCCAATTCCGGGTTCAGAGGGTGACAGAATTATGCAATTAACCCGTAAAACACCGGCTGAAGTTTACGCATTTATCGAGAAAGATTTGAATGATGCCATTACAAATTTACCGGAGAAATCAGCTTACGCAGCAGAAGACAAAAGTCGTGTTTCTAAAGGGTCTGCTTATGCTTTATTAGCAAAAGTAAATTTATATCAAAAAAATTGGCAAAAAGTAATTGACAATTGTGATAAAGTAACAGGATATTCTTTAGTAGCTGATTATGCACTACAATATAAAAAAGCAGGAGAATTTGGTCCTGAGTCTATTTTTGAAATTAATGGAATTGGTTCAACTTCAAGCCCTGGTTTTGGAATTGGAAACTACTCTGTTTCTCAGGCACCACGTGGTGCAGGAGGATGGGGTTGGGGTTTCAATACACCTACTCAGGGGTTAGCAAATGCTTATGAAGCAGGCGACGTAAGAAGAGCAGCAACGATTATTTTCAGAGGTTCCGTTTTATACGATGGAAGACCGGTACCGGCTACTGTCGCAAATCCAATGTACAATTACAAAGCTTATTCTTCGGATTTCTACAATCAGGAATTTACAGATACCAATCTTAGATATTTAAGATATGCTGAGGTATTATTAATGAAGGCAGAAGCTTTGAATGAATTGGGACAAACATCAGCAGCAATTCCTTTAGTGAATATGATTCGTAAAAGAGCAGGTTTAGGAGATACTCCTTTTACTTCTCAAACAGATGTTAGAAAAGCAATCTGGAAAGAAAGAAGATTAGAAATGGCTTTCGAGCATGACAGATGGTTTGATCTTGTAAGAACGGGACAAGCTCAGGCTGCTATGGCTGCCGACGGAAAAACATTTGTTGTTGGTAAACATGAATTATTTCCAATTCCTACTACATTCTTAAGAGAAGCGGGTGGACTTTCGCAACAAAATCCGGGAGGTTACTAA